The following are encoded together in the Phaseolus vulgaris cultivar G19833 chromosome 9, P. vulgaris v2.0, whole genome shotgun sequence genome:
- the LOC137821387 gene encoding villin-4-like isoform X2 has product MAVSMRDLDPAFQGAGQKAGLEIWRIENFNPVPVPKSSYGKFFTGDSYVILKTTASKSGAMRHDIHYWLGKDTSQDEAGVAAIKTVELDAALGGRAVQYREVQGHETEKFLSYFKPCIIPQEGGVASGFKHPEAEKHKTRLFVCRGKHVVHVKEVPFARASLNHDDIFVLDTESKVFQFNGSNSSIQERAKALEVVQYIKDTYHDGKCDVAAVEDGKLMADPETGEFWGFFGGFAPLPRKTAGDDDKATDSRPLKLLCIEKGQAEPVEADSLKRELLDTNKCYILDCGFEVFVWMGRNTSLDERKSASGVADELACGIDKLKPQIIRVIEGFETVMFRSKFDSWPQTADVTVSEDGRGKVAALLKRQGVNVKGLLKAVPVREEPQPHIDCTGHLQVWRVKGQEKIILQASDQSKFYSGDCYIFQYTYPGEDKEDCLIGTWIGKNSVEEEQASANSLASKMVESMKFLACQARIYEGNEPVQFYSILQSLIVFKGGLGEGYKTYIAGKEIPDETYDENGVALFRIQGSGPDNMQAIQVEPVASSLNSSYCYILHNGPAVFTWSGNSTTAEDQELVERMLDLIKPNLQSKPQREGSESEQFWDLLGGKSEYPSQKILREAESDPHLFSCHFSKGNLKVTEVYNFSQDDLMTEDIFILDCHLEIFVWVGQQVDSKSRMQALTIGEKFLEHDFLLEKLSRVAPIYVIMEGSEPPFFTRFFKWDSAKSSMLGNSFQRKLTLVKSGGAPLLDKPKRRTPVSYGGRSSSVPDKSQRSSRSMSVSPDRVRVRGRSPAFNALAATFENPNARNLSTPPPVVRKLYPKSVTPDSAILAPKSAAIAALSSSFEQPPSARETMIPRSLKVMPKSNPDKIDKENSVSTRVESLTIQEDVKENEVEDEEGLVIYPFERLKITSTDPITSIDVTKRETYLSSAEFKEKFGMSKDAFYKLPKWKQNKLKMALQLF; this is encoded by the exons ATGGCAGTTTCCATGAGGGATCTGGATCCAGCTTTCCAGGGAGCTGGACAAAAGGC TGGACTTGAGATATGGCGTATTGAGAATTTTAATCCAGTTCCTGTTCCAAAGTCCTCTTATGGGAAATTTTTCACTGGAGACTCCTATGTGATCTTAAAG ACAACTGCATCAAAAAGTGGTGCTATGCGCCATGACATCCATTACTGGCTTGGTAAAGACACTAGTCAg GATGAAGCTGGTGTTGCAGCCATCAAAACAGTTGAGCTGGATGCAGCTCTTGGAGGACGTGCTGTTCAGTATCGTGAAGTGCAAGGCCATGAAACTGAAAAGTTCTTGTCTTATTTCAAACCATGTATTATCCCTCAAGAAGGTGGAGTTGCTTCTGGTTTCAAACATCCTGAAGCTGAAAAGCATAAGACACGGTTGTTTGTATGCAGAGGAAAACATGTTGTACATGTCAAAGAG GTTCCATTTGCTAGAGCCTCACTGAATCATGATGATATTTTTGTTCTGGATACCGAATCAAAAGTTTTCCAATTTAATGGTTCCAATTCATCAATTCAAGAAAGGGCTAAAGCTTTGGAAGTTGTACAGTATATTAAGGATACCTATCATGATGGAAAATGTGATGTAGCTGCTGTTG AGGATGGAAAGTTGATGGCTGATCCTGAAACTGGGGAATTCTGGGGTTTCTTTGGGGGATTTGCTCCTCTTCCAAGAAAAACAGCTGGTGATGATGATAAGGCTACTGATTCTCGCCCTCTGAAGCTGCTCTG TATTGAAAAGGGACAGGCAGAACCTGTGGAGGCTGATTCTTTGAAAAGGGAATTACTAGACACAAATAAATGCTATATACTTGATTGTGGGTTTGAAGTGTTTGTCTGGATGGGTAGAAATACTTCTCTTGATGAAAGAAAAAGTGCAAGTGGAGTTGCAGAT GAGTTAGCCTGCGGCATTGATAAACTGAAACCCCAAATAATTCGTGTGATAGAAGGATTTGAAACAGTGATGTTCAGGTCCAAATTTGATTCTTGGCCACAGACGGCTGATGTAACAGTATCTGAAGATGGTCGTGGCAAGGTAGCGG CTCTTCTAAAACGCCAAGGAGTAAATGTGAAGGGTTTGTTGAAAGCTGTTCCAGTGAGGGAAGAACCTCAACCCCACATTGATTGCACAGGGCATTTGCAG GTTTGGCGTGTGAAGGGCCAGGAAAAGATTATTCTTCAAGCTTCTGATCAGTCAAAATTTTATAGTGGAGATTGCTACATCTTTCAGTATACATATCCTGGAGAGGATAAAGAAGATTGTCTTATTGGAACGTGGATTGGAAAGAATAGTGTTGag GAAGAACAAGCTTCAGCTAACTCATTAGCAAGCAAAATGGTTGAGTCAATGAAGTTTCTTGCTTGCCAG GCTCGTATATATGAAGGCAATGAACCAGTCCAATTTTATTCTATCCTCCAAAGCTTAATTGTTTTTAAG GGTGGGCTTGGTGAAGGATACAAGACTTACATTGCTGGAAAAGAAATTCCTGATGAGACATACGATGAGAATGGTGTTGCATTATTCCGCATCCAAGGCTCTGGACCAGATAATATGCAAGCTATACAAGTTGAACCA GTTGCGTCTTCCTTGAATTCCTCTTACTGTTACATACTTCATAATGGGCCAGCTGTCTTTACTTGGTCTGGAAACTCTACAACTGCAGAAGACCAGGAACTTGTTGAGAGGATGCTGGATTTGATAAAG CCAAATTTACAATCCAAACCACAGAGGGAAGGTTCCGAATCTGAACAGTTTTGGGATTTGTTAGGAGGAAAATCAGAATATCCCAGTCAAAAGATCCTTAGAGAGGCTGAAAGTGATCCTCACCTATTTTCTTGTCACTTTTCTAAAG GGAATTTAAAG GTGACAGAGGTATACAATTTCTCCCAGGATGATTTGATGACAGAAGACATTTTCATCTTGGATTGTCATTTGGAAATCTTTGTTTGGGTTGGACAGCAGGTTGACTCCAAAAGTAGAATGCAGGCTCTAACAATTGGCGAG AAATTTCTTGAGCATGATTTTCTTCTAGAAAAATTATCTCGTGTAGCTCCAATATATGTTATCATGGAAGGGAGTGAGCCACCTTTTTTCACGCGCTTCTTTAAATGGGATTCTGCAAAATCTTCA ATGCTGGGAAACTCATTTCAAAGGAAGCTTACGCTTGTGAAAAGTGGGGGTGCTCCACTTTTGGAT AAACCCAAACGTAGAACACCGGTATCTTATGGGGGAAGGTCAAGCAGTGTGCCAGATAAATCCCAACGTTCATCCCGCAGCATGTCTGTCAGTCCTGATCGTGTTCGTGTAAGGGGCAGGTCTCCAGCCTTTAATGCTCTGGCAGCTACTTTCGAGAATCCTAATGCTAGGAACCTTTCAACCCCGCCTCCAGTAGTTAGAAAGCTCTATCCAAAATCTGTGACACCAGATTCTGCAATACTGGCACCAAAATCTGCAGCCATAGCTGCACTTAGTTCTTCTTTTGAACAGCCACCTTCAGCACGAGAAACTATGATACCTCGGTCACTTAAAG TAATGCCAAAATCAAACCCTGATAAAATTGACAAGGAGAATTCTGTGAGCACCAGAGTTGAATCTCTTACCATACAGGAAGATGTGAAAGAGAATGAAGTTGAAGATGAGGAAGGTCTTGTGATTTATCCATTTGAACGCCTTAAAATAACAAGCACAGATCCTATAACAAGTATTGATGTGACTAAGCGAGAG ACTTATCTATCATCTGCGGAGTTCAAAGAGAAATTTGGGATGTCCAAGGATGCCTTTTACAAGTTGCCCAAATGGAAACAAAACAAACTCAAAATGGCCCTTCAGTTGTTCTGA
- the LOC137821387 gene encoding villin-4-like isoform X1: MAVSMRDLDPAFQGAGQKAGLEIWRIENFNPVPVPKSSYGKFFTGDSYVILKTTASKSGAMRHDIHYWLGKDTSQDEAGVAAIKTVELDAALGGRAVQYREVQGHETEKFLSYFKPCIIPQEGGVASGFKHPEAEKHKTRLFVCRGKHVVHVKEVPFARASLNHDDIFVLDTESKVFQFNGSNSSIQERAKALEVVQYIKDTYHDGKCDVAAVEDGKLMADPETGEFWGFFGGFAPLPRKTAGDDDKATDSRPLKLLCIEKGQAEPVEADSLKRELLDTNKCYILDCGFEVFVWMGRNTSLDERKSASGVADELACGIDKLKPQIIRVIEGFETVMFRSKFDSWPQTADVTVSEDGRGKVAALLKRQGVNVKGLLKAVPVREEPQPHIDCTGHLQVWRVKGQEKIILQASDQSKFYSGDCYIFQYTYPGEDKEDCLIGTWIGKNSVEEEQASANSLASKMVESMKFLACQARIYEGNEPVQFYSILQSLIVFKGGLGEGYKTYIAGKEIPDETYDENGVALFRIQGSGPDNMQAIQVEPVASSLNSSYCYILHNGPAVFTWSGNSTTAEDQELVERMLDLIKPNLQSKPQREGSESEQFWDLLGGKSEYPSQKILREAESDPHLFSCHFSKGNLKVTEVYNFSQDDLMTEDIFILDCHLEIFVWVGQQVDSKSRMQALTIGEKFLEHDFLLEKLSRVAPIYVIMEGSEPPFFTRFFKWDSAKSSMLGNSFQRKLTLVKSGGAPLLDKPKRRTPVSYGGRSSSVPDKSQRSSRSMSVSPDRVRVRGRSPAFNALAATFENPNARNLSTPPPVVRKLYPKSVTPDSAILAPKSAAIAALSSSFEQPPSARETMIPRSLKVSPVMPKSNPDKIDKENSVSTRVESLTIQEDVKENEVEDEEGLVIYPFERLKITSTDPITSIDVTKRETYLSSAEFKEKFGMSKDAFYKLPKWKQNKLKMALQLF, encoded by the exons ATGGCAGTTTCCATGAGGGATCTGGATCCAGCTTTCCAGGGAGCTGGACAAAAGGC TGGACTTGAGATATGGCGTATTGAGAATTTTAATCCAGTTCCTGTTCCAAAGTCCTCTTATGGGAAATTTTTCACTGGAGACTCCTATGTGATCTTAAAG ACAACTGCATCAAAAAGTGGTGCTATGCGCCATGACATCCATTACTGGCTTGGTAAAGACACTAGTCAg GATGAAGCTGGTGTTGCAGCCATCAAAACAGTTGAGCTGGATGCAGCTCTTGGAGGACGTGCTGTTCAGTATCGTGAAGTGCAAGGCCATGAAACTGAAAAGTTCTTGTCTTATTTCAAACCATGTATTATCCCTCAAGAAGGTGGAGTTGCTTCTGGTTTCAAACATCCTGAAGCTGAAAAGCATAAGACACGGTTGTTTGTATGCAGAGGAAAACATGTTGTACATGTCAAAGAG GTTCCATTTGCTAGAGCCTCACTGAATCATGATGATATTTTTGTTCTGGATACCGAATCAAAAGTTTTCCAATTTAATGGTTCCAATTCATCAATTCAAGAAAGGGCTAAAGCTTTGGAAGTTGTACAGTATATTAAGGATACCTATCATGATGGAAAATGTGATGTAGCTGCTGTTG AGGATGGAAAGTTGATGGCTGATCCTGAAACTGGGGAATTCTGGGGTTTCTTTGGGGGATTTGCTCCTCTTCCAAGAAAAACAGCTGGTGATGATGATAAGGCTACTGATTCTCGCCCTCTGAAGCTGCTCTG TATTGAAAAGGGACAGGCAGAACCTGTGGAGGCTGATTCTTTGAAAAGGGAATTACTAGACACAAATAAATGCTATATACTTGATTGTGGGTTTGAAGTGTTTGTCTGGATGGGTAGAAATACTTCTCTTGATGAAAGAAAAAGTGCAAGTGGAGTTGCAGAT GAGTTAGCCTGCGGCATTGATAAACTGAAACCCCAAATAATTCGTGTGATAGAAGGATTTGAAACAGTGATGTTCAGGTCCAAATTTGATTCTTGGCCACAGACGGCTGATGTAACAGTATCTGAAGATGGTCGTGGCAAGGTAGCGG CTCTTCTAAAACGCCAAGGAGTAAATGTGAAGGGTTTGTTGAAAGCTGTTCCAGTGAGGGAAGAACCTCAACCCCACATTGATTGCACAGGGCATTTGCAG GTTTGGCGTGTGAAGGGCCAGGAAAAGATTATTCTTCAAGCTTCTGATCAGTCAAAATTTTATAGTGGAGATTGCTACATCTTTCAGTATACATATCCTGGAGAGGATAAAGAAGATTGTCTTATTGGAACGTGGATTGGAAAGAATAGTGTTGag GAAGAACAAGCTTCAGCTAACTCATTAGCAAGCAAAATGGTTGAGTCAATGAAGTTTCTTGCTTGCCAG GCTCGTATATATGAAGGCAATGAACCAGTCCAATTTTATTCTATCCTCCAAAGCTTAATTGTTTTTAAG GGTGGGCTTGGTGAAGGATACAAGACTTACATTGCTGGAAAAGAAATTCCTGATGAGACATACGATGAGAATGGTGTTGCATTATTCCGCATCCAAGGCTCTGGACCAGATAATATGCAAGCTATACAAGTTGAACCA GTTGCGTCTTCCTTGAATTCCTCTTACTGTTACATACTTCATAATGGGCCAGCTGTCTTTACTTGGTCTGGAAACTCTACAACTGCAGAAGACCAGGAACTTGTTGAGAGGATGCTGGATTTGATAAAG CCAAATTTACAATCCAAACCACAGAGGGAAGGTTCCGAATCTGAACAGTTTTGGGATTTGTTAGGAGGAAAATCAGAATATCCCAGTCAAAAGATCCTTAGAGAGGCTGAAAGTGATCCTCACCTATTTTCTTGTCACTTTTCTAAAG GGAATTTAAAG GTGACAGAGGTATACAATTTCTCCCAGGATGATTTGATGACAGAAGACATTTTCATCTTGGATTGTCATTTGGAAATCTTTGTTTGGGTTGGACAGCAGGTTGACTCCAAAAGTAGAATGCAGGCTCTAACAATTGGCGAG AAATTTCTTGAGCATGATTTTCTTCTAGAAAAATTATCTCGTGTAGCTCCAATATATGTTATCATGGAAGGGAGTGAGCCACCTTTTTTCACGCGCTTCTTTAAATGGGATTCTGCAAAATCTTCA ATGCTGGGAAACTCATTTCAAAGGAAGCTTACGCTTGTGAAAAGTGGGGGTGCTCCACTTTTGGAT AAACCCAAACGTAGAACACCGGTATCTTATGGGGGAAGGTCAAGCAGTGTGCCAGATAAATCCCAACGTTCATCCCGCAGCATGTCTGTCAGTCCTGATCGTGTTCGTGTAAGGGGCAGGTCTCCAGCCTTTAATGCTCTGGCAGCTACTTTCGAGAATCCTAATGCTAGGAACCTTTCAACCCCGCCTCCAGTAGTTAGAAAGCTCTATCCAAAATCTGTGACACCAGATTCTGCAATACTGGCACCAAAATCTGCAGCCATAGCTGCACTTAGTTCTTCTTTTGAACAGCCACCTTCAGCACGAGAAACTATGATACCTCGGTCACTTAAAG TGAGTCCAGTAATGCCAAAATCAAACCCTGATAAAATTGACAAGGAGAATTCTGTGAGCACCAGAGTTGAATCTCTTACCATACAGGAAGATGTGAAAGAGAATGAAGTTGAAGATGAGGAAGGTCTTGTGATTTATCCATTTGAACGCCTTAAAATAACAAGCACAGATCCTATAACAAGTATTGATGTGACTAAGCGAGAG ACTTATCTATCATCTGCGGAGTTCAAAGAGAAATTTGGGATGTCCAAGGATGCCTTTTACAAGTTGCCCAAATGGAAACAAAACAAACTCAAAATGGCCCTTCAGTTGTTCTGA
- the LOC137821389 gene encoding putative glucose-6-phosphate 1-epimerase, with translation MSGEKEKTSAPSSSPYVEFCKGVNGHDKVLLRESRGSSAEVYLYGAHVTSWKNDHGEELLFLSSKAVFKPPKAIRGGIPICFPQFGGLGTLDQHGFARNRLWTIDDDPPPFPTNTLSKAFVDLILKPSEEDSKNWPHCFEYRLRIALGPGGDLMLTSRIRNTNTEGKPFSFTFAYHTYFSVSDTSEVRVEGLETLDYLDNLQNKERFTEQGDALTFESEVDKIYLSTPTKIAIIDHEKKRTFVVRKDGLPDAVVWNPWDKKAKAMADFGDDEYKHMLCVEAAAIEKPITLKPGEEWKGRLELSAVPSSYCSGQLDPQRVLLGS, from the exons aTGAGTGGCGAAAAGGAAAAAACCTCTGCACCTTCTTCTTCTCCGTACGTTGAGTTCTGCAAAGGAGTCAATGGCCACGACAAGGTTCTCCTCCGCGAATCGCGTGGCTCCTCCGCCGAG GTGTATCTGTACGGTGCTCACGTGACGTCATGGAAGAACGACCACGGCGAGGAATTGCTTTTTCTCAGTAGTAAG GCTGTATTCAAGCCTCCAAAGGCAATTCGTGGAGGGATTCCAATTTGCTTTCCTCAA TTTGGAGGCCTTGGCACCCTTGACCAACATGGATTTGCTAGAAATCGTTTGTGGACCATTGACGATGATCCTCCTCCATTTCCAACAAATACGTTGAGCAAAGCCTTTGTTGATTTGATACTTAAGCCCTCTGAAGAAGACTCAAAAAACTGGCCTCACTG CTTTGAATACCGTCTTAGGATAGCTTTGGGACCAGGAGGAGATCTGATGTTGACATCACGGATCAGGAACACAAACACCGAGGGAAAACCATTTTCATTCACCTTTGCATATCATACATATTTCTCTGTATCAGACACAAG TGAAGTTCGAGTGGAGGGATTGGAGACCCTGGATTATCTTGATAATTTACAGAACAAGGAGCGCTTTACTGAACAGGGGGATGCTTTAACGTTTGAATCAGAA GTTGACAAGATATATCTGAGCACTCCCACAAAGATTGCAATTATTGACCATGAAAAGAAGAGAACATTCGTTGTGCGTAAAGATGGCCTTCCTGATGCTG TGGTGTGGAATCCTTGGGATAAGAAAGCAAAGGCCATGGCTGATTTTGGTGATGATGAGTACAAGCATATGCTCTGTGTAGAGGCTGCTGCTATTGAGAAGCCTATCACTTTGAAACCTGGAGAAGAATGGAAAGGAAGGTTAGAGCTTTCAGCTGTTCCCTCTAGTTATTGCAGTGGACAACTTGATCCCCAGAGAGTTCTTCTGGGAAGCTGA
- the LOC137821388 gene encoding peroxidase 16-like produces the protein MGDHSFLMIFSSFLVFIICAETSLAELSPSFYRKTCPNVERLVRSAVELKFQQTFVTAPATLRLFFHDCFVRGCDGSILLASANNKAEKNHPDDISLAGDGFDTVAKAKAAVDSEPHCRNKVSCADILALATRDVINLAGGPFYRVELGRRDGRISTIASVQRHLPQTHFNLDKLNSMFASNGLSQTDMIALSGAHTIGFSHCNHFSKRIYNFSPKRLIDPTLNLQYAFQLRQACPLRVDSRIAINMDPVTPQNFDNQYFKNLQQGKGLFTSDQVLATDERSKGTVNLFASNQLAFNNAFVQAITKMGRIGVLTGRQGEIRFDCFRVN, from the exons ATGGGGGATCATAGCTTTCTTATGatcttttcttcctttttggTTTTCATAATTTGTGCAGAAACAAGCTTAGCTGAACTTAGTCCCAGCTTCTATAGAAAGACATGCCCCAATGTGGAAAGGTTGGTTCGTTCTGCTGTGGAGTTGAAGTTTCAGCAGACCTTTGTGACTGCCCCTGCCACTCTTAGACTCTTCTTCCATGATTGCTTTGTGAGG GGTTGTGATGGTTCCATTTTGCTTGCATCTGCAAATAACAAGGCAGAGAAAAATCACCCTGATGACATTTCACTAGCTGGGGATGGCTTTGACACTGTGGCAAAAGCCAAAGCAGCTGTTGATAGTGAGCCTCACTGCAGAAACAAAGTCTCTTGTGCTGATATACTTGCTCTGGCTACTAGAGATGTCATCAATTTG GCTGGGGGACCATTTTATAGAGTTGAATTGGGAAGGCGTGATGGAAGAATATCTACTATTGCCAGTGTTCAACGCCATCTTCCTCAGACTCATTTCAATTTAGATAAGCTCAATTCCATGTTTGCCTCCAATGGCCTCTCCCAAACAGATATGATTGCCTTGTCAG GTGCACATACTATTGGATTCTCTCACTGCAATCACTTCTCAAAAAGGATCTACAATTTCAGCCCCAAAAGACTAATTGACCCAACACTAAACTTACAATATGCCTTCCAACTTAGACAGGCATGCCCTCTGAGAGTTGATTCTAGAATTGCCATCAACATGGACCCTGTCACCCCCCAAAACTTTGATAACCAATACTTCAAGAATCTGCAGCAAGGAAAGGGTCTATTCACTTCTGATCAGGTTCTGGCTACAGATGAAAGATCAAAGGGCACAGTGAACTTGTTTGCATCAAATCAACTAGCTTTTAACAATGCTTTTGTTCAAGCTATTACTAAGATGGGAAGAATAGGTGTTTTGACAGGAAGACAAGGGGAAATAAGGTTTGATTGTTTCAGGGTGAACTAA
- the LOC137821006 gene encoding uncharacterized protein isoform X1, with product MGTKIEYSINLLASSVDSNNFIVGGVDVWEYYQHKGVTNNHFSLGINKLQDPPMDRMLDRNNIESIKKTMQMHEDIFKQQVRELHRVYSVQKMLMDDQRKETKQKKFWTPMNGIDMSHSHFLQQQQQQQTATTLISYGPDFHVQSLKEVTCSKERSGSCSGETMKRQRGFDLQRCAERDIFGRCEENEAGPSSYTALERCKISSNGCDEDMEVDLTLSIGGSQVKNNNNNNNSIKKPYHLLPLGCSDSPNGKTRELNSSVSFQSDRVGDCSDPTTPMSSSSVTFDQERKGPHWLSQGLKLK from the exons ATGGGAACTAAAATTGAATATTCCATAAATCTTCTAGCATCCTCGGTAGATAGCAACAACTTCATTGTGGGTGGTGTGGATGTCTGGGAGTATTATCAGCACAAAGGAGTGACTAACAACCATTTCAGTCTTGGAATTAATAAATTGCAAGATCCCCCCATGGATAGGATGCTTGACAGAAACAACATAGAGTCCATCAAAAAGACTATGCAGATGCATGAGGACATCTTCAAACAGCAG GTAAGGGAACTACACCGGGTATACAGTGTGCAAAAGATGCTGATGGATGACCAAAGAAAGGAAACCAAACAAAAGAAATTTTGGACTCCAATGAATGGCATAGACATGAGTCATTCTCATTTCCTTcaacagcagcagcagcagcaaacTGCTACAACACTAATTTCATATGGACCTGATTTCCATGTCCAAAGTTTGAAAGAGGTGACATGCTCAAAGGAAAGGAGTGGAAGCTGTTCTGGGGAGACCATGAAGAGGCAAAGGGGTTTTGACCTTCAAAGGTGTGCTGAGAGAGACATTTTTGGAAGGTGTGAAGAAAATGAGGCAGGGCCTAGCTCCTACACTGCACTTGAGAGGTGTAAAATAAGCAGCAATGGTTGTGATGAAGACATGGAAGTGGATTTGACTTTAAGCATAGGAGGAAGCCAagttaagaataataataacaataacaatagcATTAAGAAACCTTATCATCTTCTCCCATTAGGGTGCTCAGACTCACCCAATGGGAAAACTAGGGAGCTAAATTCTTCTGTCTCTTTCCAATCGGATAGGGTGGGAGATTGCAGTGACCCCACCACTCCCATGAGCAGCTCAAGTGTGACATTTGATCAAGAGAGAAAGGGTCCACATTGGCTTTCTCAAGGTTTAAAGCTTAAATAG
- the LOC137821006 gene encoding uncharacterized protein isoform X2, with product MDRMLDRNNIESIKKTMQMHEDIFKQQVRELHRVYSVQKMLMDDQRKETKQKKFWTPMNGIDMSHSHFLQQQQQQQTATTLISYGPDFHVQSLKEVTCSKERSGSCSGETMKRQRGFDLQRCAERDIFGRCEENEAGPSSYTALERCKISSNGCDEDMEVDLTLSIGGSQVKNNNNNNNSIKKPYHLLPLGCSDSPNGKTRELNSSVSFQSDRVGDCSDPTTPMSSSSVTFDQERKGPHWLSQGLKLK from the exons ATGGATAGGATGCTTGACAGAAACAACATAGAGTCCATCAAAAAGACTATGCAGATGCATGAGGACATCTTCAAACAGCAG GTAAGGGAACTACACCGGGTATACAGTGTGCAAAAGATGCTGATGGATGACCAAAGAAAGGAAACCAAACAAAAGAAATTTTGGACTCCAATGAATGGCATAGACATGAGTCATTCTCATTTCCTTcaacagcagcagcagcagcaaacTGCTACAACACTAATTTCATATGGACCTGATTTCCATGTCCAAAGTTTGAAAGAGGTGACATGCTCAAAGGAAAGGAGTGGAAGCTGTTCTGGGGAGACCATGAAGAGGCAAAGGGGTTTTGACCTTCAAAGGTGTGCTGAGAGAGACATTTTTGGAAGGTGTGAAGAAAATGAGGCAGGGCCTAGCTCCTACACTGCACTTGAGAGGTGTAAAATAAGCAGCAATGGTTGTGATGAAGACATGGAAGTGGATTTGACTTTAAGCATAGGAGGAAGCCAagttaagaataataataacaataacaatagcATTAAGAAACCTTATCATCTTCTCCCATTAGGGTGCTCAGACTCACCCAATGGGAAAACTAGGGAGCTAAATTCTTCTGTCTCTTTCCAATCGGATAGGGTGGGAGATTGCAGTGACCCCACCACTCCCATGAGCAGCTCAAGTGTGACATTTGATCAAGAGAGAAAGGGTCCACATTGGCTTTCTCAAGGTTTAAAGCTTAAATAG